A region of Nostoc sp. 'Peltigera membranacea cyanobiont' N6 DNA encodes the following proteins:
- a CDS encoding caspase family protein: MNRSVYALIVGINNYQSPTIPPLKGCVNDITVIDEFLRKHLTNNEDKLFIKKLINHEATRQAIIDGFREHLCQAKSNDVALFYFSGHGSQERAGQEFWNLEPDHLNETLVCWDSRTDNIWDLADKEIAKLITEVSQNHPHIVIILDCCHSGGGTRDENNNVSSDKFNLQYTGIRSVNTEWTERPLSSFILSDKEINSFFSNSNLNDNQTNKFFLPHGEYILLAACRDNEEAKEHRSQKRGVFSYFLMDSLQRNGSLNYRDLFKRTNALVRSLYPNQSPQIEATNSNYLDQPFLGGIVGQRQIYFTVIYDGLNGWSIDAGAVHGIIYSKENEKTRLAIFPINLEDISQLQDAIAVAEITEVLPQLSRINISGEREKLDPELTYKAVITSLPASSLKVYLKGEESGVSFARQAIQKASFGESHSLYICEVDNFNEADVCLQALYDEYLIMRISDQRQLRSPIAGFAPESALQAIHALEHIARWINIATITSPANSLIPSDAVQMQVYQQESEIHDYQIYLEYQANNGKLQPPVVRIKLTNKSEKALYCVLLNLTELFAVTIISFAGVRTGILLQPGQEIWALEGRDISMVIPQNFWHQGVTEYKDILKLIVSTSEFDANLFVQGNIDELNPDCSEYATQPYITNNNILNDFIQNLKYGRAIVAYQDEPQKPEILDEWVTYEILIITTISKEVNLCNPYIDSQIKQTNLKRLFKYFRMLLFFLFALLLQRYLEAG, encoded by the coding sequence ATGAATCGCAGTGTTTATGCTTTAATTGTTGGGATTAATAATTATCAATCTCCTACAATTCCTCCTTTAAAAGGATGCGTTAACGATATCACAGTGATTGATGAGTTTTTAAGAAAACACTTAACGAATAATGAGGATAAATTATTTATCAAGAAACTGATAAATCATGAAGCGACTCGTCAAGCGATTATTGACGGTTTTCGGGAACATCTCTGTCAGGCAAAAAGTAATGATGTTGCGTTATTTTACTTCAGCGGCCATGGTTCTCAAGAACGCGCTGGACAGGAATTTTGGAATTTAGAACCAGACCATTTAAATGAAACTTTGGTTTGTTGGGATAGTCGCACAGATAATATTTGGGATTTAGCTGATAAAGAAATTGCAAAATTAATTACAGAGGTTTCTCAAAATCACCCACATATTGTTATAATTTTGGATTGTTGTCATTCTGGTGGAGGGACACGAGACGAAAATAATAATGTTTCTTCAGATAAATTTAATTTGCAATATACTGGTATACGTTCAGTCAATACTGAATGGACAGAAAGACCACTTTCTAGCTTTATATTGTCAGATAAAGAAATCAATAGTTTCTTTTCTAACTCTAATTTGAATGACAACCAAACAAATAAGTTTTTTCTACCACACGGAGAATACATACTTTTAGCCGCTTGCCGAGATAATGAAGAGGCAAAAGAACATCGTAGCCAAAAAAGAGGAGTATTTTCCTACTTTTTAATGGACAGCTTGCAACGAAATGGCAGTTTAAATTATCGTGATTTATTTAAGCGAACTAATGCCTTAGTTCGCAGTTTATATCCTAACCAATCTCCGCAAATTGAAGCGACAAATTCCAATTACTTAGACCAGCCTTTTTTAGGGGGTATAGTTGGTCAACGACAAATATACTTTACCGTTATTTATGATGGACTCAATGGTTGGAGTATTGATGCAGGTGCGGTTCATGGTATTATTTATAGTAAGGAAAATGAAAAAACAAGGTTAGCTATCTTTCCAATCAATTTAGAAGATATTAGCCAGCTACAAGATGCGATCGCTGTAGCAGAAATTACAGAAGTTTTACCACAATTGAGCCGAATTAATATCTCTGGCGAAAGAGAAAAATTAGATCCAGAGTTAACTTACAAAGCTGTGATTACCAGTTTACCTGCATCTTCTTTGAAAGTTTATCTTAAAGGAGAAGAATCTGGGGTTAGCTTTGCACGTCAAGCTATTCAAAAAGCTAGTTTTGGTGAAAGCCATTCACTTTATATTTGTGAAGTAGATAATTTCAACGAAGCAGATGTTTGCTTACAAGCTTTATATGATGAATATTTAATTATGCGCATTAGCGATCAGCGCCAATTAAGATCACCAATTGCGGGGTTTGCTCCAGAAAGTGCATTACAAGCAATTCATGCTTTAGAACATATTGCACGATGGATAAATATAGCTACCATTACGAGTCCTGCAAACAGTTTAATTCCAAGTGATGCGGTACAAATGCAAGTTTATCAACAGGAATCAGAAATTCACGATTACCAGATTTATTTGGAATACCAAGCCAATAATGGAAAGTTACAACCTCCAGTAGTCAGGATAAAACTGACCAATAAAAGTGAAAAAGCTCTCTACTGCGTTTTACTTAATTTAACCGAACTCTTTGCAGTCACAATAATTTCTTTTGCAGGAGTTAGGACTGGAATATTGTTGCAACCAGGGCAAGAAATTTGGGCTTTAGAAGGAAGAGATATCTCTATGGTTATACCTCAAAATTTTTGGCATCAGGGAGTAACAGAGTATAAAGATATTCTTAAACTAATTGTTAGCACTAGTGAATTTGATGCTAATTTGTTTGTACAAGGTAATATTGATGAGCTTAATCCAGATTGCTCTGAATATGCAACGCAACCATATATTACAAATAATAATATTCTAAATGATTTCATCCAAAATTTAAAATATGGTCGTGCAATAGTTGCTTATCAAGATGAACCTCAAAAGCCTGAAATTTTAGATGAATGGGTGACTTATGAAATTTTAATTATTACTACAATATCCAAGGAAGTTAATCTATGTAACCCTTATATAGATAGTCAAATTAAACAAACAAATTTAAAAAGATTGTTTAAATATTTTAGAATGTTACTGTTTTTCCTATTTGCTTTGCTTTTACAGCGATATTTGGAGGCTGGATAG
- a CDS encoding DUF1822 family protein — translation MNSNQLAFTIPISREMINIADKLSQQQRNEQKTRKVYLNTLALLAVEFFCQCMEIETEFSKSYGLDSVVLSLMNTASIFIKDKGLLECRPVLPKEEFSDIPPEILSERIGYMVVEIDEIDRQARILGFVESVTNEKLPLTKLSSLQDFLVYLQKLQKVENDAKSTAKIPVNPINESIVKLSKWFEGLLDSGWQSELAIARDIPNVLAVTKDISPVNVTDKEEVGGARIIHLMYLSEPVLLILRQTRLSPDEIEIILRLYPASESIFLLDGIKMTLLDEKDNPIRQLEKQAKGSNWLQLRFKGNVGDEFSLKISFREDSVITKFII, via the coding sequence ATGAATTCTAATCAATTGGCTTTTACAATACCTATCAGCAGGGAAATGATTAATATTGCTGATAAATTGAGCCAGCAACAGCGCAACGAACAAAAAACTCGTAAGGTTTATCTCAATACTTTGGCTTTATTGGCAGTTGAGTTTTTTTGTCAGTGCATGGAAATTGAAACAGAATTTAGCAAAAGTTATGGTTTGGATAGTGTTGTACTATCTTTAATGAATACTGCCAGCATATTTATCAAAGATAAGGGTTTATTGGAGTGTCGTCCTGTACTTCCTAAAGAAGAATTTTCTGATATTCCACCAGAAATTTTATCAGAGCGTATTGGTTATATGGTAGTAGAAATTGATGAGATTGACAGACAAGCAAGAATATTAGGCTTCGTAGAATCGGTTACAAATGAAAAATTGCCTCTAACCAAATTAAGCTCTCTTCAAGATTTTTTAGTTTATCTACAAAAATTACAAAAAGTTGAAAATGATGCAAAGTCTACAGCAAAAATTCCTGTGAATCCAATTAACGAAAGCATAGTTAAACTAAGCAAATGGTTTGAAGGATTATTAGACAGTGGATGGCAATCTGAATTAGCTATTGCCAGAGATATTCCTAATGTATTAGCTGTTACCAAAGATATTTCTCCTGTTAATGTTACTGACAAAGAAGAAGTAGGTGGTGCAAGAATTATTCATCTCATGTATCTTTCTGAACCAGTGCTTTTAATTCTCCGCCAAACACGATTAAGTCCAGATGAGATTGAAATTATCTTACGTCTTTATCCAGCTAGTGAATCAATATTCTTATTAGATGGAATAAAGATGACATTACTAGATGAGAAAGATAACCCTATTCGTCAGCTTGAAAAGCAAGCAAAGGGAAGTAACTGGTTGCAACTTAGATTTAAAGGAAATGTTGGAGATGAATTTAGTTTAAAAATTAGTTTCAGAGAAGATAGCGTCATCACAAAATTTATTATTTAG